A window of Hydrogenimonas thermophila genomic DNA:
GTGCTTCATAAACCATACCTGCACTCATTGCACCATCACCAATCATAACTACCGGTATGCGCTCATTCTCTTCTCTCCGCAGTTTTATGGCTTTAGCTGCACCTACAGCAAGTGATACAGATGTAGAGCTATGCCCTGCTACATAATAGTCATAAGGTGATTCACTTGGTTTGGTATATCCGCTAATTCCGCCAAATTGACGTAATGAGCTAAACTTTTCCCATCTATCAGTTAATAATTTATGAGCATAAGCTTGATGACTTACATCGAATATAAATGGATCTTTTTCAACATCAAAAACATAATGCATAGCAACTATAAGATCTACAGCACCCAATGTACTACTTAAATGACCACCATGGCGACTAACTGTATCAAGTATACGCTCTCTAATATTCTTAGCACACTCTTCTAACTCTGATATATTCATATTTTTAACTGGTTTCATTAAAAAGTCCTTCTGCTAAAACTTATCTGACTATAAGGCAACGTATAAAATTTTTACTTTAATGTTCCAAAAACTGCCTCTTTAATTCTTTCAAATCTATGCATTATCTCTCCATCAATATTTCCAACATCACTTATAACAATTACACCACCAGGTCCAACTGCCGGATCAGAAGTTACTTCAATTTTTGGACCTTGTTCTAAAGACTCTTTAACATATGTATAATCATTTGGATTAACTTTTAGAGTAACTTTTGAAGCATCTTTAACTTCTGTCAATAGCAATTTGGCTAAACGTAAAGCAACTTCTTTAGAGTTATTGTCAATCTCTTTTACAACTACCTGTTTTGCTAAATCCAAAGCAGTCTCTATTAGCTCTTCTTCAATGGTATCAACTTTCTTCAAAAAGAGTTGTCTGCTTTCATCTAGTGAAGCAATTGTATGAGCTAATCTTTCACGAAGTTCATCTACTTCTGCCTTAAGTTTAGATTCACACTCCTCTTTACCAGCCAGCTTTCCCTCTTCATAAGCAGCTTCTCTAGTCTCTTTTAAACGAACCTCAAACTCCTCCTGCTGCTTTTCAAGTTGCATCTGCATCTTTACAAGATTAGTTGAAAGCTCATCAGCTTTTTTGAGCATCTGCTCTAGCATTTCATCTTTTGCAGATGAAGATTCAACAATAGCCTCCTGTTGCACTACAGGTGCTGGTAATTCATTTTCTACTTGTAAGATCTGTTCTTCTTCCTGATTTAACAGATTTGGGTCATCTTCCCCTTTAGTGTTGTCCGTTAATATTTTAAAATGGTACTTTTGAATGACATGACCAGTAGTTCTGTCTGGAGGAATGACTGTTTCCATATTATTCTATCATCTCCTCAGCTTCACCTATACTTACAACACCTTCTTCAGCAAGTTTTTGTACTACTTCTACAATTTTACGTTGTGCACCTTCAACCTCTTTAACTTTTACAGCACCCATAAACTGCATCTCTTCTTCAAATGCTTCACGTGCACGCTGTGACATATTTGATAAAAATCTCTCTTTAAGCTCTTCTGGAGCACTTTTTAATGCTAACATTAAGTCTTTTTTATCTACTACTTTAAGAATTTCACGTATAGCATTATTATCAAGATTAGAGATATCTTCAAATGTAAACATCATCTCTTTAATTGAGTTTGCCAACTCTTCATCTATTTGCTCAATCTGAACAAGAGTAGATTTAGCTGCTTTTTGTCCCAGTCTATTAAATATATCTGCAACTGCACGAGGCCCTCCTACCTCTACCTTATAGCTAGCAAGTGATTCTAGTTTACTTTCAAGTACGGTAGAAACACGTTTAATAATTTGAGGAGAAATATCTCCAAGGTTTGCCATTCTCATAGCAATTTCAGCTCTCATATCATCATCAAAATAGCTTAAAACTTCTGCAGCATCGGTGGGTTCCATGTGAGCTAAAATCAGAGCAATTGTTTGAGGATGCTCGTTAATAATAAAATCTGCAAGCTGCTGTGGCTTGATTTTAGAAAGGAATGTAAAGTTTTGACTACTCTGCATCGACTTAGTAAGTCGCTCAATAACCTTTTTTGCCTCTTCAGGTCCAAGAGCACGATATAAAATCTCTTTAGCATACTCCAAACCACCAGTATTTAAGTACTGATTTGACTGCATAATAGCGTAAAACTCTTCTAAAATTGAAGCAGCTATTGGTCTGTCAATAGATTTTGCAGATGCAATATATTTTGAAATTTCAGTAATTGCATCTACATCAAGTTGAGAAAATATATTTGCTGTAATATCTTCTCCAAGCTGAATCAATAAAATAGCAACCTTTTCTGCCATCGATAACTCATCTAACTGAGCTCTTTGTTGCGGAGTTAACTGTATACTGCTCACTTTTTCCCTCCACTCATCTGATTTACTGCATTATTTTCCATCTCAGTCTCATCACGAATCAAAGCCGATATAAGTGCAGCAACTTCTTCTGGTCTCTCCTCTGCTATCTCTATCATCTTTTCAAGTAAAACTTCATACTTAAGCTCATCCTCATTAAACTCATCTGTAAGACCAAGCTGCTCTTCCACTTTTTTACGCATTTGTGTAAATTTTTCTGTAAGAGATTCTTGTTCATCTTCATCAAGAGCCAATAAAGGCTCAGCCTCTGCTGATTCATCAACAGGAATTTCAAGCATTCTTTCACTAAATGGTACAATAACTTTCTTATAAAATACAAATAGAACAATAACCAAAAATATAAATTTTAAAATTGGGGTAATTGGGTTCATATAGTCATAAAATGTATCTACTACACTTTTATACGGACTCTTTTTAGATGCTTTCGCTGAACTCTCAAACTGAAAATTTGAAACACTTACCTGATCGCCCCGTCTTGCATCAAAACCAATAGTCTTTTTTACCAATGAACTTATTTGACTCAACTCATCACTACTTCTAGGCTGATATACAATTTTTCCATCTTCCCCTGGAACATATTTTCCATCAACAACAACTGCTGCACTGACACGTTTTATTGTTGCAAAAGGTCCTTTAACATTTGATACAGTTTTAGATATTTCATAGTTCGTAGTTGTTGAAGACTTTTCATATTTCTGCTTGAGCTTACTATCTTCCAACCCTTGTACAGGACCAATATTGCTTACAGCACCAGGAACACCACCAGGAGATTGAGGAGAAACTCCCTCTTTTTTCTCCTCAAGACTTTGCTCACTTCGTACAACATTCTCAGGATCATAATGCTCTTGCACACTACTTCTTTGAGCAAAATCAAAATCTATTGTCACTTTTGCAACAACCCGATCTTTTCCTCCAATAAAAGGTGCTAATACACTGATTATTTTTTGTTCATATAGATTTTCATATCTGTTTTTATAAGCAATTTGTTGTGATACAAGCTCTTCATCTATAGCATCTTCACCTGACTCTCCCAATGGCTCACCAAGTACATTCACCAACTTTACATGTTCAGTAGTTAAGTTTGGAA
This region includes:
- the fliF gene encoding flagellar basal-body MS-ring/collar protein FliF, whose protein sequence is MNFKEVAEQLIRLYEKLNRAQRIVIATTLLAVIGFIVFIIIYTRTGDNSNYAVLFDHLSPKDAGLIIQELEKQQIDYRIPRDGVIEVPKDVVYKLRIAVASQGIPKESHVGFELFDKQEFGSTDFDQKIKFLRALEGELARTISALVPVESATVHIAMPKESVFVSKNTPPSASIMIKEVEGMRLTRKQIAGIKNLVAAAIPNLTTEHVKLVNVLGEPLGESGEDAIDEELVSQQIAYKNRYENLYEQKIISVLAPFIGGKDRVVAKVTIDFDFAQRSSVQEHYDPENVVRSEQSLEEKKEGVSPQSPGGVPGAVSNIGPVQGLEDSKLKQKYEKSSTTTNYEISKTVSNVKGPFATIKRVSAAVVVDGKYVPGEDGKIVYQPRSSDELSQISSLVKKTIGFDARRGDQVSVSNFQFESSAKASKKSPYKSVVDTFYDYMNPITPILKFIFLVIVLFVFYKKVIVPFSERMLEIPVDESAEAEPLLALDEDEQESLTEKFTQMRKKVEEQLGLTDEFNEDELKYEVLLEKMIEIAEERPEEVAALISALIRDETEMENNAVNQMSGGKK
- the fliG gene encoding flagellar motor switch protein FliG, whose product is MSSIQLTPQQRAQLDELSMAEKVAILLIQLGEDITANIFSQLDVDAITEISKYIASAKSIDRPIAASILEEFYAIMQSNQYLNTGGLEYAKEILYRALGPEEAKKVIERLTKSMQSSQNFTFLSKIKPQQLADFIINEHPQTIALILAHMEPTDAAEVLSYFDDDMRAEIAMRMANLGDISPQIIKRVSTVLESKLESLASYKVEVGGPRAVADIFNRLGQKAAKSTLVQIEQIDEELANSIKEMMFTFEDISNLDNNAIREILKVVDKKDLMLALKSAPEELKERFLSNMSQRAREAFEEEMQFMGAVKVKEVEGAQRKIVEVVQKLAEEGVVSIGEAEEMIE
- the fliH gene encoding flagellar assembly protein FliH — encoded protein: METVIPPDRTTGHVIQKYHFKILTDNTKGEDDPNLLNQEEEQILQVENELPAPVVQQEAIVESSSAKDEMLEQMLKKADELSTNLVKMQMQLEKQQEEFEVRLKETREAAYEEGKLAGKEECESKLKAEVDELRERLAHTIASLDESRQLFLKKVDTIEEELIETALDLAKQVVVKEIDNNSKEVALRLAKLLLTEVKDASKVTLKVNPNDYTYVKESLEQGPKIEVTSDPAVGPGGVIVISDVGNIDGEIMHRFERIKEAVFGTLK